Below is a genomic region from Bacillus cereus group sp. RP43.
TGACATCACAGCAAATTATTAATGACGTAGGCTAAAGTCCATAAATAAATGAATTAAAAGGAGAATATTTATGATCGAAGAAGCAGGTAACCATAATCCTTTATCACCAAATCAAGAGGATTTGTGGCGATCTCATTACTTATCGCAAAATCAGAACCATCTAAACATGTTTTCAGCCTGGATACTACCCGAAGACGCCAATATCAAAGTAATAAAGGAAGCCTTCCAAGGAGTTATGGATCAGTATGAAACTTTAAGGACAAATTACACATTAGTAGATGGACAACCTAAACAGTATATTCATCCTGAAAAGACTCTTGATTTTAAGTTTTATGATTTTTCCTTACTATCAAAAGAGGCATTTGATCAAAGATTAGCAGATGAAGCTCATGCACCTTTCGAACTGGAGAGAGGGGCGGTTATAAAGATTAGAATCTACCAAAATAGCTGTAATCAAAAGATTCTCCTTTTCATTGTCCATCATTTAGCAATCGATGGATGGTCCATTATGGTGATGATGAAAGAATTTGGACGAATGTATGATGAGCTATTGAGGGGAGAAAAACCAAAAATTCACGCATCCACGGGATACTATGCAGCTTTTGCTCGAGAGCAAAGACAAAAAAATAGGGGTGTTAGGAGTGAAAAGGAGCGGAGCTATTGGTCTGAGAGATTAGTAAACGGAGAGGGTATTCATCCTGTTAGCCTTCCGGCAAAGAATTCTTTACCGCATTCTTTTAACGGTGAATCTTCGTTTTTAGTTATTGACGAAATACTGAAAAGCAAATTGTTAGAAATAGCTAAAACAAATAACACAACTTTATATACTGTGTTATTAACAGGTTTTAAGCTCTTGTTACATAGATATAGCAACCAAAAGCATATATGGATAGCTACTCCTGTTTCGAGAAGAAATACCAAGATACTGAATCATGTAGGCTTCTATGCGAATACCTTATATATTGATGGTGATTTTGAAGAACATAATGTATTTACAGATCTTTTAAAGCAAGTTTCTGAGACACTCCAAGAGAGCATTGAAAACCAGGATATTTCCTTTTCTCAATTAACAAAACTTATGCAAGAAAACGGGCTGCATGATGCTCAAAACCACACCAATGTAATGTTCAGCTTTCAAAATATGAGAAGCATAACAAAGAACAATCTTGGTGCCGCTTTTCTAGGGATGGGAGGGGCAAAAGGGAAACTAGGTTCATTAGAAATTGAAGTCTACCCTCTTAACAGAAGCATTACCCAATTTGAAATAGAACTAGAAGGCGTGGAATATAACAAAGAATTACACTTTCGATGGCTTTACGACCCTGAGAAATATGACGCTGAACTTATTAATAGGTTTATCGGTCATTATCAACAATTGTTAAAACAAATTGCTAGAAATAACCAACTTAGAATAAGAGATTATATCCTTTTGCCGGAAAACGAAATAACAGAACAATTGACTATTCTAAACCGTTCTCAGTTGGTAAAAGAAAGCCAAGCCCCATTTATTATTAATGAAATTGAAAAGTGTGCGAAGAAGAATCCGGACGCAATAGCTGTGTCTATGGGCAGAGAATCATTGACATATGCTGAGCTTTTAAAGAAGTCTACGATGCTGGCTGCAAATTTGCAGATATTGGGTATTGCGCCGGAAGAAAGAATTGGGTTAGCGGTCAAGCAAGGAGTAGAAACAATTGCAGGGATCCTAGGAATTTTAAAAGCAGGAGCTGTATATGTTCCTTTAGATCTCAATTATCCAATGGAACGCATTAAATATATGATTAATGATGCAGGTATCTCGTATATATTAACCGACGAAAAGCTTAAACTCAATCAGTCAGAGGCTAAGGTAATTGAATTAAAAGATCTCTTTACTGAAACAGGTGAAATAGATAAACCGATTCTTCCTAAGCAGCTTGCCTATATTATCTACACCTCGGGTTCTACAGGTAGACCAAAAGGAGTCATGGTGACTCATGAAAATATTTATTATTCTATGATGGCCAGAAAAGAATCATTCGAATTTTCTGGTTGTTGCAACTTTCTTTTACTTTCATCCATTTCATTTGACAGTTCAATGGTAGGGATTTTCTGGACGTTGGCTGTTGGAGGGAAAATTGTTCTAACAGAGGTAAGTAAACGATTGGATGTCAAACAGCTCATAGAGATAATGGAGAATCAGCAAGTTACTCACATCTTAAGTGTACCATCGTTTGTTCAATTGCTGCTGAATCAAGCAAATAAAAAGCAAATTAGATATTTACAAACTGTAATTGTAGCTGGAGAGCAGTTCCCGCAAAGTTTACATTCTTTTCAGAATGAGCATTTTCCATCTCTTACTATGTTTAATGAATATGGCCCGACGGAAGGTACGGTTTGGGCTAGTTGTTATCAATTAGAAGATGGACAGCATTCGGTAGTACCAATTGGTTTTCCTTCTGCACACGCAAGGATATTTATACTTGATAGCTCATTAAATCTTGTACCGAAAGGGACAGTAGGAGAGATTTATATAGCAGGTCAAGGGATAACTCGCGGATATAATAATCAGCCGACAATGACAGCCGAACGCTTTATACCTAATCCATTTGGGAACGGAGACAGATTGTATAAAACTGGTGATTTGGCTAGATACAATGAAGATGGTAGTATCCAATTTTTAGGTAGGATGGATGGCCAAGTAAAAGTAAACGGTTTTCGTATTGAAGTGGCAGAGATTGAGGCTGCAATTGAAGGGCACCAAGAAGTTTTTAAATCAGTAGTATTAGTTAAACAAGAAAATAAAAAAGGGGCCCGACTGGTTGCTTATATTGCCACTTCATCTATAGATTTTTCAATAGGAGAACTGAAAGTGGAACTAACAGATAAGTTGCCTCATTATATGGTGCCACATCAATTTGTCGTTTTGCCTGAACTTCCATTGACTCAAAATGGAAAGGTGGATACAAAAAAACTGCAGGAAATGAAAAATGAAATTTCATCCAAGACGTTCACAGCTCCGAGAACAAGCCGTGAGATTGAACTTACTACTATTTTTCAAGAAGTATTGGGCGAATCAGTTGGGATAGAGGATAGTTTTTTTGAAATGGGTGGAGACTCTATACTTGCCATTCAAATTTCCTCCAAAGCTATGGAAAAAGGATGGAATTTAAAGCCAAAGGACATCTTTGATAAAAGGACCATTGCTAATATGGCCATTTGTATGGAAAAGGTTAAAGAACAACATTTGAAA
It encodes:
- a CDS encoding amino acid adenylation domain-containing protein, coding for MIEEAGNHNPLSPNQEDLWRSHYLSQNQNHLNMFSAWILPEDANIKVIKEAFQGVMDQYETLRTNYTLVDGQPKQYIHPEKTLDFKFYDFSLLSKEAFDQRLADEAHAPFELERGAVIKIRIYQNSCNQKILLFIVHHLAIDGWSIMVMMKEFGRMYDELLRGEKPKIHASTGYYAAFAREQRQKNRGVRSEKERSYWSERLVNGEGIHPVSLPAKNSLPHSFNGESSFLVIDEILKSKLLEIAKTNNTTLYTVLLTGFKLLLHRYSNQKHIWIATPVSRRNTKILNHVGFYANTLYIDGDFEEHNVFTDLLKQVSETLQESIENQDISFSQLTKLMQENGLHDAQNHTNVMFSFQNMRSITKNNLGAAFLGMGGAKGKLGSLEIEVYPLNRSITQFEIELEGVEYNKELHFRWLYDPEKYDAELINRFIGHYQQLLKQIARNNQLRIRDYILLPENEITEQLTILNRSQLVKESQAPFIINEIEKCAKKNPDAIAVSMGRESLTYAELLKKSTMLAANLQILGIAPEERIGLAVKQGVETIAGILGILKAGAVYVPLDLNYPMERIKYMINDAGISYILTDEKLKLNQSEAKVIELKDLFTETGEIDKPILPKQLAYIIYTSGSTGRPKGVMVTHENIYYSMMARKESFEFSGCCNFLLLSSISFDSSMVGIFWTLAVGGKIVLTEVSKRLDVKQLIEIMENQQVTHILSVPSFVQLLLNQANKKQIRYLQTVIVAGEQFPQSLHSFQNEHFPSLTMFNEYGPTEGTVWASCYQLEDGQHSVVPIGFPSAHARIFILDSSLNLVPKGTVGEIYIAGQGITRGYNNQPTMTAERFIPNPFGNGDRLYKTGDLARYNEDGSIQFLGRMDGQVKVNGFRIEVAEIEAAIEGHQEVFKSVVLVKQENKKGARLVAYIATSSIDFSIGELKVELTDKLPHYMVPHQFVVLPELPLTQNGKVDTKKLQEMKNEISSKTFTAPRTSREIELTTIFQEVLGESVGIEDSFFEMGGDSILAIQISSKAMEKGWNLKPKDIFDKRTIANMAICMEKVKEQHLKRGKAEGVVPLTPIQEWFFEQQFLYPNHWNQALRLKVRHSVTFNFFKQAMECLVETHESLQLRFSRGETGWIQEYMNDNQSLDVTYIDFSKTQEQNKKVIEYATNLQKSLDITKGPLISAAYFNMGNYLDNEVVIIAHHLVVDMVSWQILLQDLDVLMDQLLSGHELKLLHEATSYKEWSNSLSSVPQEILDKEKNYWIQQKSMKFNHLSHLEKGTEGTRKQLESFLDEKETRGLLKEVPKYYGTKVNETVLAAIALALKKFTQDDGVLIDIESHGRKPFQQEIDLSRTVGWFTSVYPVFLRDSNLLAPDGDLLKYVKNIIRELPNEGIGYGIARWINKSPAVMFPDALFSYNYLGKIDQSFFQSEFFSFHSYLSETVKDYREKRIYLLEFEPYIFRNRFCLRVNYSSVFSMIEIQGLIDNILDNIKALISFCSETEEVGFVASDFPEAKLDQESLEKFLSTLKHS